From the genome of Blautia pseudococcoides, one region includes:
- a CDS encoding AraC family transcriptional regulator, whose translation MYYEINANILPQIRLVDTAVLEPPYVHRKRQPDEYILYIMKQGVLYLREEEKEYELREGDVLLLDTDFVHEGRKASGCEYFYIHFRHPQIYRREVQPGFMENLLQIRGTCLQQDSGSHKRYRDDVLWLPKHVSLGRKGGYLRVLKLIQEAMEQHRNQMENYKVACECRFMEALVAISREALSSWTARPTHGIPSSYHRVHELLNYLNENYHRQISGAGIEEEFSCNFDYLNRVFKKNIGKTIFACLNEIRIHRAMELLATTSMKISAVGYRVGFKDDGYFCKVFKKYTGISPGQYGALAGMREMECEDGNGNLQ comes from the coding sequence ATGTATTATGAAATAAATGCCAATATCCTGCCACAGATCAGACTGGTGGACACAGCCGTGCTGGAGCCGCCCTATGTACACAGAAAGCGGCAGCCGGATGAATATATTCTGTATATTATGAAGCAGGGGGTGCTGTACCTGAGGGAAGAGGAAAAAGAGTATGAACTCAGGGAGGGAGATGTACTTCTGCTGGATACGGACTTTGTGCACGAAGGACGGAAGGCCTCCGGGTGTGAGTATTTTTATATCCATTTCCGCCATCCCCAGATTTACAGAAGAGAGGTGCAGCCGGGTTTTATGGAGAATCTTCTGCAAATCCGGGGAACCTGCCTGCAGCAGGACAGCGGTTCCCATAAGCGGTACAGAGATGACGTCCTGTGGCTGCCGAAACACGTTTCTCTGGGCAGAAAGGGAGGCTATCTGCGGGTGCTGAAGCTGATCCAGGAAGCCATGGAACAACATAGAAACCAGATGGAGAATTATAAAGTGGCGTGTGAGTGCCGCTTTATGGAGGCCCTGGTGGCAATCTCCAGGGAGGCCTTGTCATCCTGGACTGCCAGGCCCACCCACGGGATTCCATCCTCCTATCACCGGGTCCATGAGCTTTTGAATTATTTGAATGAGAATTATCACCGGCAGATATCTGGTGCAGGAATTGAGGAGGAGTTCTCCTGTAATTTTGATTATCTGAACCGGGTATTTAAAAAGAACATCGGAAAAACCATCTTTGCCTGCCTTAATGAAATACGCATACACCGTGCCATGGAGCTGCTGGCTACCACTTCCATGAAGATCTCCGCTGTGGGATACCGGGTGGGGTTTAAGGATGACGGGTATTTTTGCAAGGTGTTTAAAAAGTATACGGGGATATCACCGGGGCAGTATGGGGCTTTGGCAGGGATGCGGGAGATGGAGTGTGAGGACGGTAACGGAAATTTGCAATAA
- a CDS encoding glycoside hydrolase family 88 protein, giving the protein MQKFLSEADCKWLEETFAKFHLKMEKECERLGDKIPYIPQNGYYEEDLGERDIAWWTNGFWGGILWQMYHATGKEIYRRKAENVEKRLDRSMEEYEGLYHDVGFMWMHTAVADYRLTGSHESYIRGQHAANLLAGRFNVLGNFIRAWNDDKAGWMIIDCLMNLSLLYWASEESKDPRFEAVARKHADTAMEKILRPDGSCNHIAILDPLTGELLEAPAGQGYGEGSSWSRGQSWAVYGFAISYAHTREQKYLDAAKQTAHYFIANVSLTDYLPLCDFRAPKEPLYYDSTAGACAACGLLEIAKHVPENEKSLYEKSALRILRAMEEHFCNWNPNEDGVLGMGKVAYHDEGENLQVPIIYGDYFFIEAVLRLMGKDFWIW; this is encoded by the coding sequence ATGCAGAAATTTTTATCAGAAGCAGATTGTAAATGGCTGGAAGAAACCTTTGCAAAATTCCATCTGAAAATGGAAAAGGAATGTGAAAGGCTGGGGGATAAAATTCCCTACATTCCCCAAAACGGATACTATGAGGAGGACTTGGGAGAACGGGATATCGCCTGGTGGACCAATGGGTTCTGGGGCGGGATCCTGTGGCAGATGTATCACGCCACAGGGAAGGAAATATACCGCAGGAAAGCGGAAAATGTGGAGAAACGCCTGGACAGATCCATGGAGGAATATGAAGGGCTTTACCACGATGTGGGCTTCATGTGGATGCACACAGCAGTGGCGGACTACCGGCTCACAGGCAGTCATGAGTCCTATATCAGAGGCCAGCACGCAGCCAATCTGCTGGCAGGCAGATTTAATGTGCTGGGAAATTTCATACGCGCCTGGAATGACGATAAGGCAGGGTGGATGATCATTGACTGTCTTATGAATCTGTCCCTGCTTTACTGGGCTTCCGAGGAATCAAAAGATCCGCGTTTTGAAGCGGTCGCCAGAAAACACGCAGACACAGCAATGGAGAAGATACTGCGCCCGGACGGTTCCTGTAATCACATTGCCATACTGGACCCATTGACCGGAGAGCTTTTGGAAGCTCCGGCAGGGCAGGGGTATGGGGAAGGGTCTTCCTGGTCCAGGGGACAGTCCTGGGCAGTCTATGGATTTGCCATCAGTTATGCCCACACAAGAGAACAAAAATACCTGGACGCGGCAAAGCAGACAGCCCACTATTTCATTGCAAATGTATCCCTTACGGATTATCTTCCCCTGTGCGATTTCAGAGCACCCAAGGAGCCGCTGTATTATGATTCCACAGCCGGTGCCTGCGCAGCCTGCGGCCTTCTGGAGATTGCAAAACATGTGCCGGAAAATGAGAAGAGTCTGTATGAGAAGAGTGCCCTGCGGATCCTGCGCGCCATGGAGGAACATTTCTGTAACTGGAATCCGAATGAGGACGGGGTTCTCGGTATGGGAAAAGTGGCGTATCATGATGAGGGTGAGAATCTTCAGGTACCCATTATTTACGGGGATTATTTCTTTATAGAAGCAGTTCTGCGGCTGATGGGAAAAGATTTCTGGATTTGGTAG
- a CDS encoding glycoside hydrolase family 2 TIM barrel-domain containing protein — MNTTFYPITQSCRFHPGDCPDAWQAWYDDSAWETVLLPHDWSVTLPFSREYSSGTGYLAGGIGWYRFRITPHGSWKGKRLSLAFDGVYKNSRVWCNSYYLGNRPNGYISFTYDITEQFYFDRENIICVCVDHRDIADSRWFTGSGITRKVQLTVQEPVHMVPYSAAFETPEVSPEKAVFRASCEIKNDTLQDVRATVKFRLLKTGYEGFSANETQGGQAVANPSAASMVQAEASVNMCFPAGTVCKAEASRELTAPVLWSPDSPELYTLETWICPSAECDSEAGFTTEYRVDTRSVGFRSICFDADRGFFLNGRNTLIKGVCVHHDAGCLGAAVPAAVWRRRLRKLKDMGCNAIRMSHNPHMPELYDLCDRMGFLVIDEAFDEWEGPKNKWSTGHNVYPPKHQGYYLEFPQWHKEDLTALVRRDRCHPSVIMWSIGNEIDYPNDPYCHASFTTMTGNNDADKPAEERQYNPQRPDAGRLAVLAQKLSKIVKESDKTRPVTLAAAFPELSLGLGFLDSVDVAGYNYKEHLYEESHRRFPGKPFIGSENGHSLEAWRAVTEKPWISGQFLWTGIDYLGEAKGWPIHGSGAGLLTLAGFEKPGYYRRQSLWSTKPMIHLSTARLDADRGEWTPVADTWNYPEKEDVLIKCYTNLPRAEIWLNDKCLGTFEKNQDADAITLSAVYTPGTLKALGTALDGTKVSHTLITTGAACCVSLQCFEDSPNPGPQPLLYQIEALMRDTWGNPVLSDSSLLHVTADNGSICGLENGNLADVTDYSAHFRRAYCGRLLIYVNHINEEKEVTITVSGDAEANIKPAVLILPPLK, encoded by the coding sequence TTGAATACAACATTTTATCCCATAACCCAAAGCTGCAGATTCCATCCGGGAGACTGCCCGGATGCATGGCAGGCATGGTATGATGACTCAGCCTGGGAGACGGTTTTGCTCCCTCACGACTGGTCGGTAACCCTTCCGTTCTCCAGGGAATATTCCAGTGGTACCGGATACCTGGCAGGCGGCATTGGATGGTATCGGTTCCGTATCACACCCCATGGATCCTGGAAAGGTAAAAGGCTGTCTCTGGCCTTTGACGGTGTCTATAAAAACAGCCGTGTCTGGTGCAACAGCTACTATCTGGGAAACAGGCCAAACGGATATATTTCCTTTACTTATGATATTACAGAGCAGTTTTATTTTGACCGCGAAAACATCATCTGTGTCTGTGTGGACCACAGGGATATTGCGGATTCCCGCTGGTTCACCGGTTCCGGTATCACCCGAAAAGTACAGCTCACAGTACAGGAACCTGTGCATATGGTCCCTTACAGCGCGGCTTTTGAAACACCTGAGGTATCCCCTGAAAAAGCGGTCTTTCGTGCATCCTGTGAGATAAAAAACGATACCTTGCAGGATGTACGGGCCACCGTTAAATTCAGGCTGCTAAAGACGGGATATGAGGGTTTTTCTGCCAATGAAACACAGGGAGGGCAGGCTGTAGCCAACCCTTCGGCTGCTTCTATGGTGCAGGCCGAAGCTTCTGTCAATATGTGCTTCCCCGCCGGTACCGTATGCAAGGCCGAAGCCTCCCGTGAGCTCACTGCCCCTGTCCTGTGGTCTCCGGATTCACCGGAATTATATACTTTGGAAACCTGGATCTGTCCGTCCGCTGAGTGTGATTCGGAAGCTGGCTTCACTACAGAATACAGGGTTGACACACGCAGCGTCGGATTCCGCAGTATCTGCTTTGATGCAGACAGAGGCTTTTTCCTGAACGGCAGAAACACACTGATAAAAGGAGTCTGTGTCCATCACGATGCAGGCTGTCTGGGCGCTGCCGTGCCCGCCGCAGTATGGCGCAGGCGCCTCAGAAAGTTAAAGGATATGGGATGCAATGCCATACGGATGAGCCACAACCCCCATATGCCGGAGCTTTATGACCTCTGCGACAGGATGGGTTTTCTTGTCATAGATGAAGCGTTTGACGAGTGGGAAGGTCCCAAAAACAAATGGAGCACCGGGCATAATGTGTATCCCCCAAAGCACCAGGGCTATTATCTGGAGTTTCCCCAGTGGCATAAAGAGGACCTGACAGCACTTGTCCGCCGTGACCGCTGCCATCCCTCTGTTATCATGTGGAGTATCGGCAATGAGATCGACTACCCCAATGACCCTTACTGCCACGCCTCTTTCACCACCATGACAGGCAACAATGATGCGGACAAACCGGCGGAGGAACGGCAATATAACCCCCAAAGGCCGGATGCCGGACGCCTGGCTGTGCTCGCACAAAAACTGTCCAAAATCGTGAAAGAAAGTGACAAAACCCGTCCTGTCACCCTGGCGGCTGCTTTCCCGGAGCTGTCTTTGGGACTGGGATTCCTGGACTCTGTGGATGTTGCCGGATATAACTACAAGGAACATCTCTATGAGGAAAGCCACCGCAGATTCCCCGGCAAACCATTTATCGGAAGCGAAAACGGCCACAGCCTGGAAGCGTGGAGAGCAGTAACGGAAAAGCCCTGGATCTCAGGACAGTTTCTCTGGACTGGAATTGATTATCTGGGGGAAGCAAAAGGCTGGCCCATCCATGGCTCCGGTGCAGGGCTTCTGACACTTGCCGGATTTGAAAAACCGGGTTATTACCGCAGGCAGAGTCTATGGTCCACCAAGCCCATGATACATCTGTCCACTGCCCGTCTGGACGCTGACCGGGGGGAATGGACCCCTGTTGCTGATACCTGGAACTATCCGGAAAAAGAAGATGTACTTATAAAGTGCTACACCAATCTGCCCCGGGCGGAAATATGGCTGAATGACAAATGCCTGGGCACTTTTGAGAAAAACCAGGACGCGGATGCCATTACCCTTTCCGCTGTCTACACCCCCGGCACACTGAAGGCACTGGGAACAGCTTTGGATGGAACGAAAGTCTCACACACGCTGATAACTACAGGCGCTGCCTGCTGCGTATCCCTGCAATGCTTTGAGGACTCCCCAAATCCCGGCCCCCAACCCCTGTTATATCAAATTGAGGCACTTATGAGAGATACCTGGGGCAATCCTGTCCTCTCCGACTCTTCCCTCCTGCATGTGACAGCAGATAACGGCAGCATATGTGGGCTGGAGAATGGAAACCTGGCGGATGTGACGGATTACAGCGCCCACTTCAGACGGGCATATTGCGGCAGATTATTAATTTATGTAAACCATATCAATGAGGAAAAGGAAGTGACCATCACTGTTTCCGGTGACGCGGAGGCAAATATCAAACCGGCGGTTCTGATACTTCCTCCTTTAAAGTGA
- a CDS encoding family 43 glycosylhydrolase — MDQRENGYLFVHFTGESPDGEQVYFALSRDGMHWQDLNGGRPVIRSGIGEKGVRDPFIIKSVIDGKFYIIATDLRIAGNKGWTAAQMEGSTRIIVWCSEDLLHWSEPWSFETGIPGAGCAWAPEAIYDQEKGSYLVFWASMTKEPGDSAHKQRIYCSYTRDFRVFTAPEKYIERDHHVIDTTIIEEEGVFYRFSKDETNKNIRMDKGTSLQGEFTEVWAEQLSTLMGVEGPAAFPMGEKGKWCLMVDRFAEGLGYLPLICTSLEDGDFKVAEAVDYDMGNVCKRHGSVLVLNESEYQRLYKRWGSKNAEPDIKVKINTKAEKAEMQDLFGIFFEDLNHAADGGLYAELVQNRAFEFCSVDNPEYHGLTAWEKIEKGGKTELRVEKEHGLFPENPHYLVMEIPEAGEDTGVWNLGFGPGISLEKGECYDFTCYARKERGDCEQLEVSLRSAKGQVYTCASIQMTEDWEKYQLTLQAPMDDRQGRLAVTAKGSGCVELDFVSLFPRHTYKNRRNGLRRDLAQLLEEMHPKFLRFPGGCLIHGGSLHAKDRDSLYRWKNTIGPVENRPACRNNWGYNQTMGLGYYEYFLLCEDLGAKPVPVLPGGYNPHTHEGAVGDELKEYIRDALDLIEFANGDTDSFWGARRAEMGHPEPFHLEYIGIGNEEVGEPFFERYPLFHKAVREKYPEIRIIGTSGPFAAGREYDRGWRSAREEGADLVDEHYYQSPEWFIAHHHRYDAFPVNGPKVFLGEYASHDNTWFNALAEASFMVGMQNAAHAVKLACYAPLFCHRDYVNWEPDMIWMDNQGAVPSPNYYVQKLFMNHHGDVVLQQEIEDKGPSVMLSRYPDSLPGGIVLEANESEVVFDNIVITEEDTGKQYTYPKTVVNPDKPKKKLMDVSSRDYTIHLHARELSGKKGFTISFGQQDEKNRLFWGIGGWANEDSIIGEDVNGRNSCLIQRTRSVEVGRTYDLEIRVRGRKVETFVDGVPEQETEVLPVLAEPVYITSSLEKDTGDMIIKLVNVLPWEQKVQICLEGEENSRFAGSLYRMDGFGREDRNTFEHPDLVSPKVMAAAFESNRFEVDIKPESICILRLHRRQNPILPGLYADPDVLNFNGTYYLYPTTDGFSHWSGTKFHVFSSKDLRKWKDEGILLDVASEQVPWSVGSAWAPAVFQRNGRFYYYFCAKRPDGVSCIGAAVSDSPVSGFGAQPEPLLTPEMVQAAGVKMSQVIDPSIYEEDGQVYMLFGNGEPAIVKLSDDLLHICPETMKNLEGAEDFREAVTVLKRQGIYHFTWSCEDTGCEDYHVNYGISESLYGPVKYLYPVLLKRPETDVLGTGHHCIFKGSGEDTYYMAYHRFATPLSDYPEGKGYHRETCMDRVEFGADGLLKPVYVNP; from the coding sequence ATGGATCAGAGAGAAAACGGTTATTTATTTGTACATTTTACAGGGGAGTCTCCGGATGGAGAACAGGTATATTTTGCCCTCAGCAGAGATGGGATGCACTGGCAGGATTTGAACGGGGGCAGGCCGGTGATCCGGTCCGGGATCGGGGAAAAAGGAGTCAGAGACCCATTTATAATAAAGTCTGTCATAGATGGAAAGTTTTATATTATTGCCACAGATCTGAGGATTGCCGGCAATAAAGGCTGGACGGCAGCACAGATGGAGGGGAGTACCCGGATCATTGTCTGGTGCTCTGAAGATTTGCTTCACTGGTCAGAACCCTGGAGTTTTGAGACGGGAATCCCGGGGGCCGGCTGTGCGTGGGCGCCGGAAGCCATATATGATCAGGAGAAGGGATCATACCTTGTGTTCTGGGCCTCCATGACAAAAGAGCCGGGGGACTCAGCTCATAAACAAAGAATCTATTGCTCCTATACCAGAGATTTTAGGGTGTTCACAGCACCGGAAAAATACATTGAGAGGGACCATCATGTAATAGACACCACCATTATAGAGGAAGAAGGCGTTTTCTACCGATTCTCAAAGGATGAAACCAATAAAAATATACGCATGGACAAAGGTACAAGCCTGCAGGGAGAATTTACGGAGGTTTGGGCAGAACAATTGAGCACTCTTATGGGAGTGGAAGGCCCGGCGGCATTCCCCATGGGGGAAAAAGGGAAGTGGTGCCTTATGGTGGACCGGTTTGCAGAAGGACTCGGATACCTTCCCCTCATCTGTACAAGTCTGGAAGACGGTGACTTTAAAGTGGCTGAGGCAGTGGATTATGATATGGGAAATGTCTGCAAACGCCACGGGTCTGTGCTGGTGTTGAATGAAAGCGAATACCAGCGCCTGTATAAGCGCTGGGGCAGCAAAAATGCAGAACCTGATATAAAGGTAAAGATTAATACAAAAGCAGAAAAAGCAGAGATGCAGGACCTGTTTGGTATCTTTTTTGAAGATCTGAACCATGCGGCAGACGGCGGATTATATGCGGAACTGGTTCAGAACCGTGCCTTTGAATTTTGTTCTGTAGACAACCCGGAGTATCATGGACTGACAGCCTGGGAGAAGATTGAAAAGGGCGGGAAAACAGAACTCCGCGTGGAAAAAGAACATGGCCTTTTCCCTGAAAATCCCCATTATCTGGTGATGGAAATACCGGAAGCAGGGGAGGATACCGGTGTTTGGAATCTGGGATTCGGGCCGGGAATCTCCCTTGAAAAAGGTGAGTGCTATGACTTTACTTGTTATGCCAGAAAAGAGAGGGGAGATTGTGAGCAATTGGAAGTTTCCCTGCGCTCCGCAAAAGGACAGGTCTATACCTGTGCAAGTATTCAAATGACAGAAGACTGGGAGAAATACCAGCTTACGCTGCAGGCGCCTATGGATGACAGGCAGGGAAGACTGGCTGTAACAGCAAAGGGGAGCGGTTGCGTGGAACTTGATTTTGTATCCCTGTTTCCAAGACATACCTATAAGAACAGAAGGAACGGCCTGCGCAGAGATTTGGCGCAGCTTCTGGAGGAAATGCATCCTAAATTTCTGCGTTTTCCCGGAGGCTGCCTGATTCACGGCGGTTCCCTGCACGCCAAAGACAGAGACAGCCTGTACCGGTGGAAGAATACCATCGGCCCTGTGGAAAACCGCCCTGCATGCCGAAATAACTGGGGATATAACCAGACCATGGGACTGGGGTATTATGAATATTTTCTGCTGTGCGAAGATTTAGGCGCAAAGCCTGTTCCGGTACTTCCCGGGGGATATAATCCCCATACCCATGAGGGGGCTGTGGGAGACGAACTGAAAGAATATATCCGGGATGCACTGGATCTGATCGAATTTGCCAATGGGGATACAGACTCTTTCTGGGGCGCCAGGCGGGCGGAAATGGGGCATCCCGAGCCGTTTCATTTGGAATATATCGGTATCGGTAATGAGGAGGTGGGAGAGCCGTTTTTTGAACGGTACCCTCTTTTCCATAAGGCGGTCCGGGAGAAATATCCGGAGATACGGATAATTGGCACCAGCGGTCCCTTTGCGGCAGGCAGAGAATACGACAGAGGGTGGCGGTCCGCAAGAGAGGAGGGCGCCGATCTGGTGGATGAACATTATTACCAGTCCCCGGAATGGTTTATTGCCCATCACCACCGCTACGACGCATTTCCTGTAAATGGTCCTAAGGTATTTCTGGGAGAGTATGCTTCTCATGATAATACCTGGTTCAATGCATTGGCAGAAGCATCTTTTATGGTGGGAATGCAGAACGCAGCCCATGCAGTAAAACTGGCATGCTATGCACCGCTGTTCTGTCATAGGGATTATGTAAACTGGGAACCGGATATGATATGGATGGATAACCAAGGGGCGGTGCCTTCTCCCAATTATTATGTACAGAAACTTTTTATGAACCATCACGGGGATGTGGTGCTGCAGCAGGAAATTGAGGACAAGGGTCCGTCCGTAATGCTGAGCAGGTATCCGGACAGTCTTCCCGGCGGCATTGTCCTGGAGGCCAATGAATCCGAGGTGGTATTTGACAATATCGTGATCACAGAGGAAGATACAGGGAAACAGTATACATATCCGAAAACAGTGGTGAACCCTGACAAACCGAAGAAAAAGCTCATGGATGTAAGCAGCAGAGACTATACCATTCATCTGCATGCCAGAGAGTTGAGCGGCAAAAAGGGATTTACCATAAGTTTTGGGCAGCAGGATGAGAAAAACCGCCTGTTCTGGGGAATTGGCGGATGGGCCAATGAAGATTCTATCATCGGTGAGGATGTGAATGGGAGAAATTCCTGTTTGATCCAGCGGACCCGCAGCGTGGAAGTGGGAAGAACTTACGACCTGGAGATCCGTGTTCGGGGCAGAAAGGTGGAGACATTTGTAGACGGAGTCCCGGAGCAGGAGACAGAGGTGCTTCCGGTTCTGGCAGAGCCGGTTTATATTACCAGCAGCCTGGAAAAAGACACAGGAGATATGATCATCAAACTGGTCAATGTACTGCCTTGGGAGCAGAAGGTACAGATATGCCTGGAGGGTGAGGAAAATAGCCGTTTTGCAGGCAGCCTATACAGAATGGATGGATTTGGGAGAGAGGACAGAAACACGTTTGAACACCCGGATCTGGTATCTCCCAAGGTAATGGCAGCCGCGTTTGAGAGCAACAGATTTGAAGTTGACATAAAACCGGAATCTATCTGTATCTTAAGGCTGCACCGCAGACAAAATCCTATACTTCCGGGGCTTTATGCAGACCCGGATGTGCTGAACTTTAATGGGACTTACTATTTATATCCCACAACAGACGGTTTTTCACACTGGTCAGGAACAAAATTCCATGTGTTCTCCTCCAAAGATTTGAGAAAATGGAAGGACGAGGGCATCCTCTTGGACGTTGCTTCCGAGCAGGTTCCCTGGTCTGTGGGTTCGGCCTGGGCTCCCGCTGTTTTTCAGCGGAATGGACGGTTTTATTATTATTTCTGCGCAAAAAGGCCGGATGGTGTTTCCTGTATCGGTGCAGCTGTCAGTGATTCGCCGGTGTCCGGATTTGGGGCACAGCCGGAACCTCTGCTGACCCCTGAAATGGTGCAGGCCGCAGGGGTAAAAATGAGCCAGGTGATAGACCCTTCCATCTATGAAGAGGATGGGCAGGTGTATATGCTGTTCGGAAACGGAGAGCCGGCCATTGTAAAGTTAAGTGACGACCTGCTTCATATCTGCCCGGAAACCATGAAAAACCTGGAGGGCGCAGAGGATTTCAGAGAGGCTGTGACTGTTCTGAAAAGGCAGGGGATTTATCATTTTACCTGGTCATGTGAGGATACCGGATGTGAGGATTATCATGTGAACTACGGTATATCAGAAAGTTTGTACGGACCTGTGAAATACCTGTATCCCGTGCTTCTGAAGAGGCCGGAGACGGACGTGCTGGGGACTGGCCATCACTGCATTTTCAAAGGGTCCGGGGAAGATACTTATTACATGGCTTATCATAGATTTGCCACTCCTTTAAGTGATTATCCGGAGGGAAAAGGCTATCACCGTGAGACCTGTATGGACCGGGTGGAATTCGGAGCAGACGGGTTGTTGAAACCGGTATATGTAAATCCATAG
- a CDS encoding MATE family efflux transporter — protein MKFFHYDKTLSIMKTPQGTMTLSRIFVPFFTEMLLLNMMGTINTLMLSHYSDDAVAAVGSATQLLGMILTFYTVIGTGASIVINHNLGAENTEKASDAAFTSILLCGTLSLVLGTSLSLAARPLLGLMHLEGQVLDYAVTYFRIAVQFSFFQAVTSSVSGIFRSYGKPKISVCVSLTMNCMNAALDYLIIFRPVELPLSGVSGIAAAYVCSQLFGLLLILTFLRKIPLGLNFRKKGPASLKIVTTMLKVGIPGGVSTISYNLSQVVSTSIIAILGVGAISTKIYVSNIVFYVYVFGMSLGLSTSLMIGWLAGAGKYEQAYKLNLQNLKLTIGANVTLSFLIFLLAEPLLGCFTSDPQIIAMGRHLMFIDILVETGRGFNHVEENSLRGAGDVVYPMTVSMISCWTMSILFSYILGIRMGLGLAGCWTAFAMDEFFRGTAYLIRWRSRKWTTKTVSAHV, from the coding sequence ATGAAATTCTTTCATTATGACAAAACCCTGAGCATTATGAAAACACCACAGGGCACCATGACCCTGTCCCGCATCTTCGTACCCTTTTTTACGGAAATGCTGCTTCTTAACATGATGGGCACCATCAACACCCTGATGCTCTCCCATTACTCAGATGATGCTGTGGCAGCCGTTGGCTCTGCCACTCAGCTTCTGGGTATGATACTCACCTTTTATACCGTGATCGGCACAGGCGCGTCCATCGTCATCAACCACAACCTGGGTGCCGAAAATACAGAAAAGGCTTCTGACGCTGCCTTTACCTCCATTCTTTTGTGCGGCACATTAAGTTTGGTTCTGGGCACCTCTCTTTCCCTGGCAGCCAGGCCTCTTCTGGGCCTTATGCATCTGGAAGGGCAGGTTTTGGACTATGCAGTCACCTATTTCCGGATCGCCGTGCAGTTCTCATTTTTCCAGGCAGTGACATCCAGCGTCTCTGGCATTTTCAGAAGTTATGGGAAGCCTAAGATATCTGTCTGCGTATCCCTGACCATGAACTGTATGAACGCCGCACTGGACTATCTGATCATTTTCCGCCCGGTAGAACTTCCCCTTTCCGGGGTTTCGGGCATTGCTGCCGCCTATGTATGCAGCCAGTTGTTCGGACTGCTCCTGATACTCACTTTCCTGCGGAAAATACCGCTGGGTCTGAATTTCAGAAAAAAAGGCCCCGCTTCATTGAAAATTGTCACAACTATGCTGAAGGTGGGCATTCCGGGAGGTGTCAGCACCATTTCTTACAATCTTTCCCAGGTAGTCTCCACCTCCATCATTGCTATATTGGGGGTTGGTGCTATCTCCACTAAAATATATGTATCCAATATTGTATTTTACGTGTATGTATTCGGCATGAGTCTGGGATTATCCACTTCCCTTATGATAGGGTGGCTCGCCGGAGCGGGTAAGTATGAGCAGGCATACAAGCTAAATCTACAGAACCTGAAACTGACCATAGGCGCCAATGTGACCCTTTCGTTCCTGATCTTTCTTCTGGCAGAGCCTTTGCTTGGATGCTTTACCTCGGACCCGCAGATCATTGCCATGGGCAGGCATCTGATGTTCATTGATATCCTGGTAGAAACAGGCAGGGGATTCAACCATGTGGAGGAAAATTCCCTGCGCGGCGCCGGGGACGTGGTCTATCCCATGACGGTATCTATGATATCCTGCTGGACCATGAGTATTCTCTTTTCCTATATTCTGGGAATCCGCATGGGGCTTGGCCTAGCGGGATGCTGGACCGCCTTTGCCATGGACGAATTTTTCCGCGGAACTGCCTATCTGATACGCTGGAGATCCAGAAAATGGACCACGAAAACAGTCTCGGCCCATGTCTAG